In Parageobacillus sp. KH3-4, the genomic window CGTAAGTGCTGCGTACGCATCTTGAACATGTTGCAAAAAATCTTTTATATTCAATTCCTCCTCAACTCACTTACTTTTTTTATATTTTTACCTCTATCTATTATTTACGGATAAGAATCAAGAAGTCAAGTTTCGGAAAATGAGGGGAGTTCAACTAAATTTTTTAATGATTATATAAAAAAAGCCTGGCACGTTCTCCTCATGCCAGACTTTGGTCTTTTTTGTTCTGCCGCCCCTTTATACATTGCTTGATGCTCCCTTTTCTTTTTTATGATCTCGCATATATACAAGGAATAACGAACTGGCAAACCAAGAAATTAAACCAAAAATAAAACTTCCCCACCAATTGCGTGTAAATTGCAAAGAAAACAACACTGTTAGCACACAAATAAAACAACCGATCATTCCGTAAACAGATCCTTGCGCTATTTTCGCCGCTTCTTTCGACCCCTTCTTCATGCCAACCATCATCACCGCAACGACCATAACAGCCGGGAATGCCGCGAAAATTCCCCCGATGACTTTCCACGGCAGCAGTTTTGCCGTCACATAACTTAGTACAACTGCAGATCCGCCAAATAAAAAACGGAAAAATAAATCACGTCCATCCATAAAATCACCTTAACTAGAAATACTTTGACATAAAAGCATAAACCATAGAAATAAGAAACCATCCAGCCAGCGATTGTGTAAGCCCGCGTTTCCACCCCTGCTTGGCACAAAGATAAACAACCGCCATTGCGCACATAATATTAATGAACATTCCAACAACGGCACCTTGGGATAAAACGATCGATTTTTCCACTAATTCATTGCCTTTTGCATCTAACCGAAGCGTCAGCAATGCCGCTAAAAATACAGCGGGAAATGCCGCAAAAATCCCTCCAATTTTTGTGCCTATTTTTCTTGAAATAATAGTTGAGGCAACGACTGCTCCTCCACCTAATAAAAACCGAATAACAATTCCCATCATTGATAATGGCTCCAAGATAGATTCATCCTTTCTATGATGCCCCATCCAATACAATAAGATATTATTGTCATATATTTATTCGTGATTATTTTCACGTATATATTGTAAACAATGATAGAACAAACATTTATGAACTTTTTTTTAATTTTTTTGTAACGCTTACATTTAACAATCCGACATATTTATATAAACCTTCTGACGCTAAAAACCCCTCATTCCAGTTTGCCATTACTGGAATGAGGGGATAAATCTTAAATAGTCAGATGGTGTTGCAAAACTAGAGTAAAATTTCAATAATGATTTTTTGACACCAGCGGCCTTCCTGTCACATACGGTGTTTCCGGCAACGGTAGCGAATAATGCTTCTATAGTCCATGCATGTTCGTTGTTTAAATTGGAAATCATGCTCGTGTCCACCCGTTGGAGAGTTGTTTTTTGGTCACTGTATTGATTCCAAGGTGGTGGATTTTTGATATGTATTTATGCATTGATTATGGTTCTATTGTCAAGTGTATTTTGTTTTTTCAAGATCTCCTTGCTTATTAGCTCCTCAACTTTCCACTTTGCTTTGCCATAATTGTGATACAGCTCACCGCAGCCTCTCTAACTGCGAATTTGAAAAAAAGAACCTTTAATCTGAAGGTAGATCAAAGGTTCTATGTTTTATTATTTTCAATCATATTCTATTATTCTGTCATTTTTATAAGCATTTTTATCATAGAAACAACTGTCCATTGATGAAAAAGTGTTGCTTAAACTTTTTCATTCCATACCTTTGTTTCTGCATCCAAAGAAATTAATTATAAACCGGTTCTTTTTCGTTTGCATCAGAGACCGGTTTTTTTTCGCTTAGACCGAGCGTCTCCGCTGTTGAAGCATGAAGTTCTTGGAAAAGATCTGGGTTTTCCGCTAGGGACACGCCATAAGAAGGAATCATTTCTTTAATTTTCGGTTCCCATTCATGCATATGTTGAGGGAAGCATTTTTTAATCACCTCAAGCATTACATGTACGGCAGTAGAAGCACCAGGAGAAGCGCCGAGCAATGCAGCGATCGAGCCATCTGCGGCACTGACAACTTCCGTACCAAATTGAATCGTCCCTTTGCCGCCAGTGTCAGTATCTTTGATAATTTGCACACGTTGGCCCGCGACGACTATATCCCAATCCTCTGATTTAGCCGTCGGGATAAACTCGCGCAACTCTTTCATTCGCTTTTCTTTCGTTAACATAAGCTGCTGGATCAAGTATTTTTCCAAAGAAAAGTTTTTAAAAGCTGCCGCCAACAAAGTTGTGAGATTGTGCGGTTTTACGGAAGTAAACAAATCCATATTGGAACCATTTTTTAAGAATTTAGGCGAAAAGCCTGCAAACGGCCCAAAGAGCAACATTTTTTTGTTGTCGATATACCGTGTATCCAGGTGCGGAACAGACATAGGAGGCGCACCAATTTTAGCTTTACTGTAAACTTTTGCATGATGTTGCTCTACAATTTTTGAATTATTACATACCATAAATAATCCGCTTACAGGGAATCCGCCAATACGTTTGCCTTCTGGAATACCAGATTTTTGAAGCAAGTGCAGACTTCCCCCGCCGGCTCCAATAAATACGAATTTAGCCTGATGGATTTCAACAGAACCGCTGTTGAGATCCTTCACTTTCAATTCCCACAGGCCGTCGCTGGTACGTTTTATATCCTTCACACTATGCTTGTAGTTTATTTCAACACCTTTCTTCTTTAAGTGGTCAAACAACATGCGCGTTAAGGCGCCAAAGTTAACATCTGTACCTGAGTCGATTTTGGTTGCCGCGATCGGTTCATTCGATGTACGGCCTTCCATGATAAGCGGAATCCATTCTTTCAGTTTTTTCGGGTCATCAGAAAATTCCATTCCTTGGAATAATGGATTGCTTGATAGCGCTTCAAAACGTTTCTTTAAAAATCTCACATTATTTTCCCCTTGGACTAAACTCATGTGGGGCAACGGTCTGATGAATTCCTGCGGATTTTGTAACAGATTGTTTTTTACAAGGTAAGCCCAAAACTGTCTGGAAATTTGGAACTGTTCGTTAATCTTTATAGCTTTGCTAATATCGATAGATCCATCCGGTTTCTCGGGTGTGTAGTTAAGCTCGCATAGTGCAGAATGTCCCGTTCCCGCATTATTCCATTCGTTAGAGCTTTCTTCTCCTGGTTTGTCAAGCTGCTCAAACACTTTAATTTCCCATTCCGGCGCTAATTCTTTCAACAGTGTCCCTAAAGTCGCACTCATGATTCCGGCACCAATTAAGATAACGTCTGTTCCAGTTTGTCTGTTACTCATTTTTTCCCATCCTTATCCCCATTATTTGCATGCAGAAAGGGTGCAGGCGCACCTGCCCAAGTCAAATCGCCACACACCTTTTCTACAGCAATTATATCTTAATTATAGTATATCACTATTGATTATAAGTATATCATATTTAGCTTGTTATTTACACATTAATATATACTATATTATGTTTACACATCCAACATACTAATTGGCCATGTTACATTTATTTTACTCCTAAAAAACATAATATCAAATTAATTCTTAATATTTAACCGATATTGAAATATTTTTTAATGAGCATACCAACGTGACTCACGAATTGAGGAATATTACTGTAAAGGATGAACAAAACCAGACTATTGAAATCAAAGAAGAAGAAAACACTGAATTTGTTAGCGGATGATGTCATCTCAAAAGGAGATGATGATGAATTCATTAATGACATCAATAAACAAATTGATGACTTATCACTGATGAAACAACAAGCTGAATCATCTCTTCAAACAACAGATGACGAACTTGCCATTCAAGAATGAAAACAGTCACTTGAAGCATTTATGTTTTTCAAAGAATGGACTCCTGAAATCCCCCACCGTTTAATCGTCGTATTGAAATAAAAGCAGACGGGAGTCCGAGAATCTTTTACAGATTCCCGAACCAGTCTGCTTATTCTTCAATCCTCTTTATCAACGCACAGCATTCCACATGTGCGGTATGTGGAAACATATCCACCGGCTGCACCTCTAATGTTTGATACCCGCCGTCTTCAAGGATTCGCAAATCCCTTGCCAACGTCGCCGGGTTGCAGGACACATACACAACGCGCTTTGGCTTCATAGCGATGATCGTTTGCAAAAGCGTTTCATCACAGCCTTTGCGAGGCGGGTCGACAACGATACAGTCCGCGCGGATGCCTTGCTCGTACCATTTCGGAATGACTGCCTCCGCCTCGCCGACGGCAAATTCGACGTTGGTGATGCTATTTAATGCAGCGTTGCGCTTTGCATCTTCAATGGCTTCCGGCACGACTTCAACGCCGTACACTTTTTTCGCTTTTTTCGCTAAAAATAAGGAAATCGTGCCGATGCCGCAGTAAGCGTCAATGACCGTTTCTTCCCCTGTTAATTGCGCATACGCTAGCGCTTTTTCATACAACACTTTCGTCTGCTCGGGATTCACTTGATAGAAAGAGCGAGCCGAGATCGCGAATTTAATGTCACCGATGTAATCGTAAATGTATTCGGCTCCCCACAACACTTTCGTCTCATCGCCCATAATGACGTTTGTCCTTTTCGGATTAATGTTTTGAATAATCGACTTAACATTTGGCACTGATTCAATGATTTCCTGCACAATTTTCTTTTTATGAGGCAACTCTGCCGTACGGGTAATGAGGACGACCATAACTTCCTGCGTCGCTGCCCCGTAACGTGCCATAATATGGCGGAGCACTCCCTTATGCGTTACTTCGTTATAAGCAGGAATGCGGTATTTTTCGCAAATCTTTTTCACCGTCCGCACAACGGCGTCGTTCATTTCTTGCTGGATCAAGCATGCGTCCATATCGATAATTTCGTGGCTGCGCTCTTGGTAAAAGCCGGCGACAAGCCCACCTTCGCGCTCGCCGACAGGCACTTGCGCTTTGTTGCGGTAGCGCCACGGATCTTTCATACCGATGACAGGATGCACGATGACATTTTCTAATTTACCGATGCGCGCCATTACTTCTTTCACATGTTTTTGTTTCGCGCGAAGCTGCCCATCGTAGCTTAAGTGCTGCAGCTGGCAGCCGCCGCATTGCTTGTAAACCGGGCACGGCGGCTCGGCGCGGTCCGGGCTTTGCTCGTACAGCTCGATGAGGCGTCCGTAACCATATCCTTTCTTTACTTTGATTACTTTGATTTTCGCTTTCTCGCCCGGCAAACCGTTTTTGACAAAAATCGGGAATCCATTGATTTTCGCTACACCTAACCCGTCATGCGTCAAATCTTCAAATGTTGCGTCATAATATTCATTTTTCGCTACTGGTGCTTCGATATTTGCCATGTTCTTCACCTTTCAAGAAACTAACGTTCTATATGGAAATTTTTTCTTTTTATCTAAAAATCTGCATCAAACTTCTTATCTTTCAAATATATAGGCATGGTGCCGTCACGATTGTAGCACACAATTCTGGGCAACACAAAAAGAGAGCAGGTTATTTCCCCGCTCTCATTTGCTCCGCTTTTTCTTTTGAAACGAATACTTCCAAATGCTGGTACAAATTCACGAATTCCCCTGGCAGCATGCCGCCGAACTCCCCGTCTAAATTTAATTGCATATTGTTCGGGGAAGTTACTTTAACGCGGTTTGCTTTCGTGTAAATGAGGTGCGGGTCATTAATATGTTCCCCGCGCGCCGCAAGCGTCACAAGCCGGATAAACTCAGCCAAATTCGTTTTCTTTAAAATAATTAAATCAAACATGCCATCGTTCAGCGAAGAATCAGGCGCCAATTTTTCAAAGCCGCCGACAGAGTTGGTGAGCGATAGTAAAAAGAGCATAATTTCGCCTTCGAACACTTTTCCGTCATATTCAATGCGCGCTTCTGTCGCTTTAATCGATGGCAGCATCTCAATTCCTTTTAAGTAATAGGCAAGCTGGCCAAGCATTGTTTTCAACTTGCTTGGCACTTCATATGTAAGTTCTGTTAAGCGGCCGCCACCCGCGATGTTAATAAAATAGCGCGTTTTTCCTTCATTGGTTACGGAGCCGATATCAATTGGAACGGCTTCCCCGTTGGCGATAATATCGCATGCCCCTTCAATCGAACGCGGCACGCCGATGGCGCGGGCAAAGTCATTCGTTGTGCCGACAGGGATAATCGCAAGCTTTGGACGATAATCTTGATCAGCAATCCCGTTAACCACTTCATTAATCGTTCCATCCCCGCCGGCGGCGACGACCAAGTCAAACTCGCGCTCCACCGCTTTTCTCGCCGCCTCTGTCGCATCTCCCGCACCCGTCGTCGCATGGCAGGACGTTTCATAGCCCGCTTTTTCTAATCGCACTAACACATCTGGCAAATGCCTCTTGAAGATTTCCCGACCCGATGTCGGATTATAAATAATTCTCGCTCTTTTCATATTCCATCATCCCATTTATTATGATTCAACCACTATAACTTTTCCACTATTTAACATGATAGCGAAATGAACCGATCATTGCAATGTTTTCGCCTTGTCAATGGTGAACCTCGATTTTTTGTACGCCATTTGCTTTTCGTTTTTCGCTACATAAAAAATAAAAGCACTCCATTAAGGGGACTTTTCCTTGCGCAAATCGAGCGCTGACACGAAAAAAGGCGTTGCTGACGCCTTTTTTCGCTGTA contains:
- a CDS encoding DUF3147 family protein produces the protein MDGRDLFFRFLFGGSAVVLSYVTAKLLPWKVIGGIFAAFPAVMVVAVMMVGMKKGSKEAAKIAQGSVYGMIGCFICVLTVLFSLQFTRNWWGSFIFGLISWFASSLFLVYMRDHKKEKGASSNV
- the rlmD gene encoding 23S rRNA (uracil(1939)-C(5))-methyltransferase RlmD: MANIEAPVAKNEYYDATFEDLTHDGLGVAKINGFPIFVKNGLPGEKAKIKVIKVKKGYGYGRLIELYEQSPDRAEPPCPVYKQCGGCQLQHLSYDGQLRAKQKHVKEVMARIGKLENVIVHPVIGMKDPWRYRNKAQVPVGEREGGLVAGFYQERSHEIIDMDACLIQQEMNDAVVRTVKKICEKYRIPAYNEVTHKGVLRHIMARYGAATQEVMVVLITRTAELPHKKKIVQEIIESVPNVKSIIQNINPKRTNVIMGDETKVLWGAEYIYDYIGDIKFAISARSFYQVNPEQTKVLYEKALAYAQLTGEETVIDAYCGIGTISLFLAKKAKKVYGVEVVPEAIEDAKRNAALNSITNVEFAVGEAEAVIPKWYEQGIRADCIVVDPPRKGCDETLLQTIIAMKPKRVVYVSCNPATLARDLRILEDGGYQTLEVQPVDMFPHTAHVECCALIKRIEE
- a CDS encoding DUF3147 family protein: MMGIVIRFLLGGGAVVASTIISRKIGTKIGGIFAAFPAVFLAALLTLRLDAKGNELVEKSIVLSQGAVVGMFINIMCAMAVVYLCAKQGWKRGLTQSLAGWFLISMVYAFMSKYF
- a CDS encoding diacylglycerol kinase — encoded protein: MKRARIIYNPTSGREIFKRHLPDVLVRLEKAGYETSCHATTGAGDATEAARKAVEREFDLVVAAGGDGTINEVVNGIADQDYRPKLAIIPVGTTNDFARAIGVPRSIEGACDIIANGEAVPIDIGSVTNEGKTRYFINIAGGGRLTELTYEVPSKLKTMLGQLAYYLKGIEMLPSIKATEARIEYDGKVFEGEIMLFLLSLTNSVGGFEKLAPDSSLNDGMFDLIILKKTNLAEFIRLVTLAARGEHINDPHLIYTKANRVKVTSPNNMQLNLDGEFGGMLPGEFVNLYQHLEVFVSKEKAEQMRAGK
- a CDS encoding malate:quinone oxidoreductase; translated protein: MSNRQTGTDVILIGAGIMSATLGTLLKELAPEWEIKVFEQLDKPGEESSNEWNNAGTGHSALCELNYTPEKPDGSIDISKAIKINEQFQISRQFWAYLVKNNLLQNPQEFIRPLPHMSLVQGENNVRFLKKRFEALSSNPLFQGMEFSDDPKKLKEWIPLIMEGRTSNEPIAATKIDSGTDVNFGALTRMLFDHLKKKGVEINYKHSVKDIKRTSDGLWELKVKDLNSGSVEIHQAKFVFIGAGGGSLHLLQKSGIPEGKRIGGFPVSGLFMVCNNSKIVEQHHAKVYSKAKIGAPPMSVPHLDTRYIDNKKMLLFGPFAGFSPKFLKNGSNMDLFTSVKPHNLTTLLAAAFKNFSLEKYLIQQLMLTKEKRMKELREFIPTAKSEDWDIVVAGQRVQIIKDTDTGGKGTIQFGTEVVSAADGSIAALLGASPGASTAVHVMLEVIKKCFPQHMHEWEPKIKEMIPSYGVSLAENPDLFQELHASTAETLGLSEKKPVSDANEKEPVYN